The following are from one region of the Plasmodium gaboni strain SY75 chromosome 12, whole genome shotgun sequence genome:
- a CDS encoding putative Sua5/YciO/YrdC family protein, with the protein MALIFKGNEIFENDDLRKRLKEHIEKDKLIGIPTETVYGLGGNSLSEKSLENIFRMKNRPVSDPIISHVYNIYQAYDQLYHINMYEKYIIYILNKHFWPGPLSIIARSKKQAPLILTAYTQFCAVRVPDNIITREIIKICNTPIAAPSANKFQHISPTNCLHVYEEFKNEDLLIFDDGQCDIGIESTVLKITKYKIFDEEKKKEYVLNKKKNINGMNDIKYVQHMNNINVDNSEENNLVEIITDEEYECEYNEELPLLRVVTNSKGSESNIEVYEKLKNMFDLLEHPSSYNNNNNNNIIVDKILKYKSLYNYSIKIYRRGKYTKFDIQNVLNKYDLLKDISVEMYEKIKFENLDIFKNEYTKNDNKDYKCDNNINNEIDIYNNINNNNNNNNNNNNHVVNISCHNNSHINSEIEKNEVCPGLLLTHYSPFVSTYLLDIISYKCLERNENTCKKKKDLNKCILLDIGGSLLKYDNKFLKYINICYDSLELNERIKYITKQFFLYLRQAERLAIENKADNILISIVNIKRCDENYLSIFDRIYRAASGKLMSVCIDDKDLSAWTK; encoded by the coding sequence atggcgttaatatttaaaggaaatgaaatatttgaaaatgATGATTTAAGAAAGAGATTAAAAGAACACATtgaaaaagataaattaATTGGAATACCTACTGAGACAGTTTATGGTTTAGGTGGTAATTCATTAAGTGAGAAATCtttagaaaatatatttagaaTGAAAAATAGACCAGTAAGTGATCCTATAATATCacatgtatataatatatatcaagCATATGATCAGttatatcatattaatatgtatgaaaaatatattatctatattttgaataaaCATTTTTGGCCAGGACCTTTATCAATAATAGCAAGATCAAAAAAACAAGCTCCTTTAATATTAACTGCATATACACAATTCTGTGCTGTTAGGGTTCcagataatattataacaagagaaattataaaaatatgtaatacACCTATAGCTGCTCCTTCAGCTAATAAATTCCAACATATTAGTCCAACAAATTGTTTACATGTGTATGAggaatttaaaaatgaagatcttttaatatttgatGATGGTCAATGTGATATAGGCATAGAATCCACCGTCTTGAAAATAACAAAGTATAAGATATTTGATGAGGAGAAGAAAAAGGAATATGTattgaataaaaaaaaaaatataaatggtatgaatgatataaaatatgtgcaacatatgaataatataaatgtagATAATTCTGAAGAAAATAACCTTGTTGAGATTATAACTGATGAAGAATATGAGTGTGAATATAATGAAGAATTACCACTCCTACGTGTGGTTACAAACTCGAAAGGATCAGAGAGTAATATAGAAgtatatgaaaaattaaaaaatatgtttgATCTTCTTGAACATCCCAGCTCatacaataataataataataataatataattgttgataaaatattaaaatataaatctttatataactattctattaaaatatatagaagaggaaaatatacaaaatttgatattcaaaatgttttaaataaatatgatttGTTGAAAGATATAAGTGTAGAGAtgtatgaaaaaataaaatttgaGAACTTGGATATCTTCAAGAATGAATATACTAAgaatgataataaagaCTACAAatgtgataataatataaataatgagatagatatttataataatattaataataataataataataataataataataataaccatgttgtaaatatttcttGTCATAATAATTCACATATTAATAGTGAGATTGAAAAGAATGAAGTATGTCCAGGACTTTTATTAACACATTATAGCCCCTTTGTATCTACATATCTTTTagatattatatcatataaatgttTAGAAAGAAATGAGAATAcatgtaaaaaaaaaaaggatcTTAATAAATGTATCTTATTAGATATAGGAGGTTCgcttttaaaatatgataataaatttttaaaatatattaatatatgttatgATAGTCTTGAATTAAATgaaagaataaaatatataacaaaacaattttttctatatttaaGACAAGCAGAAAGGTTAGctatagaaaataaagcagacaatattttaatatctattgttaatataaaacgttgtgatgaaaattatttatctatatttGATAGAATATATAGAGCCGCCTCTGGCAAATTGATGTCAGTATGTATTGACGATAAGGATTTGTCAGCTTGGACTAAATAA
- a CDS encoding putative cytochrome c1 heme lyase produces the protein MNEQKKEYINNNNINNYNSSDGKEKSSIPSKNGIWYYPSQKQFYKTTKKKGYSFSQEELNMALKIHNAVNEETWNKIMKREEKYFDLCKEQKLIKFVGYPTKLSIKAFMLTLIGYNKPFDRHEWHIDRCGNTIKYIIDYYDGKKEKNSAVSIYIDARPQFNRQNAIDNFKIIYIKISKFLNNLF, from the exons atgaatgaacaaaaaaaagaatatataaataataacaatattaataattacaATAGTTCAGATGGAAAAGAAAAGTCTTCCATTCCATCAAAAAATGGAATTTGGTATTATCCATCACAGAAacaattttataaaacaacaaaaaaaaaag GCTATTCCTTTTCACaagaagaattaaatatgGCCTTAAAAATTCACAATGCTGTCAATGAAGAAACATGgaataaaataatgaaaagagaagaaaaatattttgatcTATGTAAAGAACAAAAATTAATCAAGTTTGTTGGGTATCCTACTAAATTATCAATTAAAGCTTTTATGCTCACACTCATAGGATATAATAAACCTTTTGATAGGCATGAGTGGCACATAGACAGATGTGGAAATACAATCAA atatattattgatTACTATGATGgtaaaaaagaaaaaaattctGCAGTCTCAATTTATATTGATGCCAGACCACAATTCAATAGACAAAATGCAATagataattttaaaattatctatataaaaatttccaagtttttaaataaccttttttaa
- a CDS encoding nucleosome assembly protein, which produces PIPPEEEKEISSLLESIKIDDDKMTDLTEEQKETLKKLKLYQKEYYDYESKFEYELFLLRQKYHDLYGPIYDKRREALVGNGEAKIGTPNLPEFWLRALRNNNTVSHVIEDHDEEILVYLNDIRCDYIKKNKEKKEGFILSFYFATNPFFSNSVLTKTYHMKCVDCDNEPVLLHTEATVIDWYDNKNILKKNVVKKQHNKNSREVKTVQQTVNRDSFFHFFTSHKVPNSNVIKQLSKHEVAQLEMIIEGDYEVALTIKERIIPYAVDYYLGIIIESESNSIVSDVDSSYSSSENNSNYNSYESNNSAYNDENSNVDTNEYDDNEEEEEGAKSNEDPLTS; this is translated from the exons cCAATTCCACCTGAAGaagaaaaggaaatatCATCACTTTTAGAGAGCATTAAAATTG atgatgataaaatGACCGATTTGACGGAAGAACAAAAGGAAACATTAAAGAAGTTGAAACTTTATCAGAAAGAGTACTACGATTACGAATCAAAATTTGAATATGAGTTATTTTTACTGAGACAGAAATATCATGATTTATATGGTCCTATTTATGACAAGAGAAGAGAAGCTTTAGTAGGTAATGGTGAAGCAAAGATTGGTACACCTAATTTGCCAGAGTTTTGGTTAAGAGCattaagaaataataacaCTGTGAGTCATGTTATTGAAGATCATGATGAAGAGATATTAGTATATTTGAATGATATAAGATgtgattatataaaaaagaataaagaaaagaaggaaggttttattttatcattttattttgcAACAAATCCTTTTTTTAGTAATTCGGTATTAACAAAAACATATCATATGAAATGTGTCGATTGTGATAACGAGCCAGTGTTATTACATACAGAAGCCACAGTAATTGATTGGTATGACAACAAAAAcatattaaagaaaaatgtgGTGAAAAAGcaacataataaaaattcgAGAGAAGTGAAAACAGTTCAACAAACAGTAAATAGAGATAGTTTCTTTCACTTTTTCACTAGTCATAAGGTACCTAATTCTAATGTTATTAAACAATTAAGTAAACATGAAGTTGCTCAATTAGAAATGATAATAGAAGGAGATTATGAAGTCGCCTTAACAATTAAGGAAAGAATTATTCCTTATGCAGTTGATTATTATCTTGGTATTATTATTGAGAGTGAGAGCAATAGTATTGTTAGTGATGTCGATAGTAGTTATAGTAGTAGCGAAAATAATAGTAACTATAATAGTTATGAAAGTAATAATAGTGCATACAATGATGAAAATAGTAATGTAGATACAAATgaatatgatgataatgagGAAGAAGAAGAAGGAGCAAAGAGTAACGAGGATCCTCTTACTTCTTAA